The Sorghum bicolor cultivar BTx623 chromosome 6, Sorghum_bicolor_NCBIv3, whole genome shotgun sequence genome contains the following window.
TATGTGCTAATAATGTGCATCTACCGTCGTCATAGCTAGGAgatattttgtttttttgccCCTTTCAGAAACGGAACCGGCATATCAACAACAAATTGTTTCATAGCCATATGGATACAGTTAATGGTAATCTCATATTACAAAAGTCTTACTACATATATTGTTTGCTTGTTGCGGTAAAAATAGCTTTATGATATTCATGTTGCTGTGTTTTGGAGAGTTGAATGAAATTAGCTTGTTTGAGTTTTGTCTCAGTCACTGGTAAATAAACAAGAAACAAACTGAAAGCTGCTGAAATGcaggctctctctctctctctctctctctctctctctctctctctctctctctctctctctcttcagaCTGAACTTGCCACGCCAGCCTGCGGTGTGTGTCCTGAAATTTATCTCTGTTCAAACTTCAAATAAAACATACGTTAGCCTtgcaataatttttttttttgaaggcaAAAACATACGTTAGCCTCAGCGGTGCTTTATTTACATGTCCAACATGTCACATGAGAATTGGTGCTTTTCTTCTGGTGCCTAATCCATCCAACTCATGATTttgtttccaaaacaaaaataaaaatccaACACATGATGTCTGCTTGTTGCGGCGTTGCAGTGTTGCTGggctgtgctgctgctgcttgctggGGCCTGGGGCGATGCTGCTACTGAGGAGGAGCGTGGTGTGAAAAGGCTTCCTGGAGCACACTTGCTTCAGATGATCAGAACCGCAGCCGTGAATGTGAATGTGATGTACACATGCCGAATAATAATAAGCTGTGATCATGGAGCCACGCAGCAGAGGCGACGGTTTCTGCGTTGACGCCATCCATCCATGTAGATAGCTTGCCATCATCATGTCTCTCTTGGCTGCCACTCGTCCTTGCATTGTCTTTGAGAGAGCACAGAGAGCAGCATGGTATTTCTGTGCTCGGACTCGGACAGATTGAGACGCGACGGCGATGGCGCGCAGGCATGGCCACTGCTGCTGCCTGCCACCGTACGTCCGTACCGCCGGACCGGACGCGTGCATGCGGTGCGCGACATGGGCGGGTGGGGAGCCGGAAGCCCCCAGACAGTGAGGTAGCTAGCGCAGTGTCCCCACGTGCCTGCTGCCGACCCGAGCTCCGTCCATGTACTCACACTGTCTAGTGTCTAGGTCAGTCACTCGGACAGTCGTCGGCGGTCGGCCTGTGCCTGCCAATGCAAAGCCACCATCATCCAAGTCGGATGGATGGGCAAATCGATCTACACTAGTAGTAGTATGAGAAGGGGAGTTAGTTTGACCAATTTGATCGTATTTGTTCTTGCTATATATAAACGCTACTGCTAGCGCCCGGATGTTCGATCCACGCTAGCGTCCGGACCCTAGGATCTTTGTACCGTGCTTCGCCCCTTCCGTACAGAATCACGCCCGCCCACCCGTCTAGAACAGAAATAGAGATCGAAACCATCCTTCCTTCACTTCCCAACGCACTCCTGACCCATGTTCGCTTCCATCAGGACCTCTCCCCTCATATGCATTGGCGGACTCAAGGGGAGGTGCTGGGGTGGCTGCAGCCCCCCTCTTGGACTCTAATTTTTTTAACAGATTTGTTTTTTTTGCTTTTGAGCACTTTAAATCAATATTGAATTATTAATAATCTTAGCTATATCTATTAGTGTACTGGATTGAgcgagcaaaaaaaaaatttagctatATTATTTAGCCCCCCTCTTAGTCCGTTTCTGGATCCGCCACTGCTCATATGCTCGTATCTCACACCTGCACCTCATCCCCGGTCTACATCCCCATCCGTTCGTGTTGCCCCCCAACCTTGCATGAGCACCCCACCCTGTTGTGCCCTCAACGATGGCTCTGCTTCGCAACACACTCTTGTCCCCCCTTCCCAACCGCACCTCTTTTCCCAACTACAACATCGATAAACATGTACTGCAACATCAAAAAAATACTTactacaacaacaaaaaaatatcTACTGCAACAAACTAAAAAAAAATGTACGGTAACATCAAAAACATATGTAGTGCAACATTGAAAAACATGTATTATAACATTGAAAAAGCATATACTGCAACAATTAAAAATTTTTGTAATTCAATATCGAAAAACTATGCTGCAACATTCAAAAAAAATGTACTGCAACATCTCAAGCAGTAGTGCTGCAATATCGCAAAAACGTTTGTTGCAATGATCCAAAAAAAATCACATTGCAACATTTGAAATCATCTGATGCAATATCTGAAAAAACCATTGCAATACGGTGAGACCTGACCCGAGAGCTCATGGTAACTTTAGGCAccaaaggaggaggaggatgaagAGAAAGAGGAGGGCTCAGATCCACGTAGGAGGAGGGCTTAGATCCACGTAGGACGAGAAGAAGCAGGCCTCAGATCCTAGCGCACCCCGTCGGAGCCATCGTCATCGTCGTCCTTGTCTCCGATGGAGGTGTGGTAGCCGAGTCGCAGGGAGAGTGGGGTGCATGGAGGTTCGTGGATGGGCAAGAGACGGAGGGAGCACCGGCAGGCGAGCGCGCAACAAGCTCTCGTGCATGGGTACGGTATCCCTATCCTGGGGATCGATGGCCTGGAGAGCGGGCAGTAAAGCCGACCGAGAAGAGCGACTGTGGGAGCAGACCGAGTGCAAGTGCGGAAGGAGCATGGGGGAGAGCAGACGAGCGGAGAGAGCAAGTGGAGAACTGACATGTGCGTATCTTTACGGATGGGAACGTAGATGAGCGAGTATCATTACCGATATATAAACTGCTCCAAATCAGAGTCTCTTCGGACCGACAGGAGACGAGAAGCCTATGGCCACCGCCCACGCATCCGATCCATACATGATCAGATCAGAGATTAGACGCGAAGGAGTCCAACAATGTCCGATCTGACATTGCCGGAATGCCGGTAAAGCCGGCCAGTTGCACTAGGAGACGGACGCGAATCTCACACCGCCACGGCAAAGTCGATCGGAAGCAAGGTAGGCAGGCCGCAGCTGCAGGGCACGCGTTGGCCAACCCAAGCCAGAGTACGTCGGCACTTGTCGGCGTTGCCGACCTCTTTAAATTGATCGCCACGAGCGCATGCATGCGGGCACGCGCCAAGAGCCCAAGACCACGCGCACGTCCGCGGCTCCACCTCCCGGGAACCGAGATGGCCGCCGACGCCGAGCGGCGGCGACGCGCCCGCGCGCTCCTGGTCCTGGACGCCACAAACCCCGGCCGCAGCCTCGCCGTGGGGCGCTGCAAGGTGGCGCTCGAGACGTTCCGGAGCGACctccggcgacggcggcggactGAGGGAGGCGCGCACGCTcctcggcgacggcgacgcgcTCGTCTGCAGCAACGTGCACCACCCGGCTATCTACGTACCGCGCCTGGATCGGCATGGAGGTGGAGGCCGGCACCGACACCACCCGCGTCCGGGAGCTCTCTTCGAGAGCTGGCGCACCTGGTACCTCCACGGCGCCAACGCCAAGAAGAACAgggacgatgacgacgaggaccaggaggagAGGCGGCCGAgccaggacgagggcggcggcttCTGGTGCCACCACATCGACTTGTATAACACAAACGAGGGCATCCTCAATgccaaataataaaaaaagaacATTGTGGTGGAAAGttatgtgagctgtgagagattTCTAGGTGATCACTAGTTATTTGATCTCTTTTTTTGATAACCAATAAAATTTCTCTTTTAGATTAGCTATTTAGCAACCATTGGGGAAGGGACTCGCTATATCTCACATGCTTAAAATATAGGGTTTGTTAGTGGTTTTTAACCCCTGACTTGGTAATAGATGGATCACACTTGGATGTATAACACAAACGCAAGGGGCATATTATTTTTCAGGCAACAGTTGTAGCTATCAGTATTCTCACAATTGATCACTTGGATGCTGTGCTACTAGCAGGTTCCTTGAAAAGAGGTCACAGTAGATGGATCTCGCCTGGGCGACAGGTAGGGGCTGTGCTGATGCTGCCAATATCCATGTTGTATTAGATTGTAGTCTTGCTAGTTGCTACATATCTTCATGTTGGAGACATATGGATGATAATGTTGTATTTTTTAGTATGGCTTCTGTAGATGTCTTCGTGCACTATACTGTTTTCTCCATTTATATCTTTTATAATGgaaaaaaaagccaaaaaggGCCTGCTTGGTTCACGTGGGGACGTGGGGTAGTAGCCCTACCTATCGGTAAAACGGTCCGAAATTTTCTGACTATGATACCGAATCCGTTTAGATGGGTTTATATCTATTTGTATTTGAGTATGGTTATTTAACATCTGATACTGTATCTATATTTAAATACTCAGATCGTATATTTATAACGTCGACATTTAATCGTATCTTATCTAGCATGGTTCGCACTATctatatttgaatttgaattcgaacataaatatgaaaacaaatataatcAGTGATATCTGTTTTCATCCCGGCCGCCCCTACTGCGCTGGGTTCCCCACTCAGCACTCGGCCATGTCTCGGCACAATCGTTTCAGAAACGACTAGGAGGAGATTTTGTCGTCGGGGTATGTTTGATTTCATCAGCTATCCCTTATAGCTATGTCATTATTAGATTAGAATGAAGTGTATGGCCTATTATTTTGAAATTTTGTACGAGGTCAGTCTTGATGTTTTAAAATTGTGTCATTTTGAGATCTTCGTGGAAATCCACTCGATTTAGATCGAGAAAATCATACAGATTTTATAAAACCATATATATTCGTGCCTCCTCTGAAATTaaggaaaaacaaaagaaaaatatagaatCCAAATTCCAATGAATTGGAGTCTTGCATCAGTCTTTGGATcgtagagcaactccagcagtagcCCCCAAAACAGGGCTCCAACTTTTTATTTAGGTGCTCCCCCTACTTTTAGGTGTCCAAAATTTTTACTTCCACTCCAACATTACCATCCAAATGAAGGCTCTCAAATCCAAATTGGCAGACAATGATACGTGGGACATTACGGTGTGGGGGAGGTAATGGCCACACCACGCAAGATGGGGTGGGTTGTTGGGCCAACAAGAATGGGGTCTGCATGGGAGATTTGGGTGCCCACCCCAAATTAGGGGCTCTAGTAGGGGCCCTACTAAAAGCTCTAGCTAGttagataattgatgaaaccctagtactaacctctatactaagtgtgtgtagacttaaggaggttggtacatgacaagtgatggagcaagtgatgatcatggtgataatggtgatgaccacaaaggtgatcaagtgctcaacatgaaaaagaagaaagagaaaaacaaaaccctatgaagatcaaggcaaaggtattgcttagggttttagttttggtgatcaagacaacgtagagggtgtgatcacatttaggatagatagccgtactataaagaggggaattctttggctaagtggttatcTCATGtgtatgcatttagaacctagtgagctaacttaacttcttcgaagaaaatatttgtgaaaatgctaacacacttgcacttgttgATACACATatagtggtgttggcacactttaagaaGGAGGTGGATTTTGTAGGGTAGCGagggcttttgagaaaatgaaatacatattttttattgcgccggtggaaaaCTTGGAGaaatcgcgggagtgtttttctCTAGAAAAACACTTATCAGACGCTGGGTGTGGAAGCATCGGACGCTGGCCCAAGCATCCGGTGTGTTGTCAGTTTGAGGCGCAGATGTGGAGTGAGCATTGGACGCTCAGCATTGGACGTGGGCTACACACTATTCACGCATTCGGTGCCCCTTCGTGTTTGCAGTGCTCTCTGAGTAAGAGTCCAGGTGCTGAGCGGAGTGTTCGGTGGTGCGCGTTCGGTGACCCGGCGCATTTTACACCCTCTCTACTTACGGATCCGGTGTGCACAGGATGCGACCGGTGCCCATTTGACCGCGTCCGGTGGTTTGaaagtgaccgttagagatcgacgCGTGAGGTTCAAATAGCTAACACGTGGCTGCATCTAGAGCACCGACGCAGGGTTCAAGTGTCCGGTGGCTCCTGTttgcgcgtccggtgaccccgttttttgTCCAGTGGAAGAGCTaacagctctatttgtttgaggggcttttaaatagttgttggccggtttgtggctcactctcttggcattctaacatacttgacaaccttgtgagcctaagaaaACACTTCACACTCATATTcttcatagattaaccatctttgtgagattgagagtgattctaagtgcatttgcttgagtgattgtatctagtggcacttggggatcgatttggctgcggttttcttgttattcttggtggttgccgccacctagacggcttggagcagcggaggagcattgacacaagttggtgattgtttgtggccatctctcgatgattgtgaggggtcatgTACCTTTCCCGGcgaagagccgaaaggtaactttagtggattgctcgtgtcattgagttacctcacttgtgggtcggttcttgcggtgtcctagtgaggatgaggttcatgctacaactcttagccgccgaaccaccaagtgttggtcgacacaacggggacgtagtgtgccagcaagcacgtgaaccttgagagaaaattgtgtgtctccattgtgattgttcattggatttctcctggtgattgaacttcatattattgtgattgattcatcccctctacgcggcggtataaagattaaaccctctcttttatattcccgcaaactagagtaacttacttgtatagaaactttaggtagctctctagtgtaagtagagacttaattcttgtgtgcctagtgattatagcaATTAGAATTGTTGGTTAGGTAGCTTGCAAACAcctcattagagctagagcaaaaggcttcgctactaacctcttgctctagttagtttgtagaatttttttaaataggctattcacccctcccctcttctagccatattaggacctttcacccgcTGGAGTGTTGTTTTCAGCTTGGGCACCCATATTTAACTATGAGGGCTCAAGTAGGGGTCctactggagttgctcttagtccTCATTGTGAATCTAAAGAAAACTTTCCTTTTACTTTCCTTCAATTGATAGGTGCAGTCATGCGGAGAtgcggtcttgtttagttctatttttttataaaatagatacTATAGAATttatgtttgtatttgacaaatattgtttaatcataaattaactagattcaaaagatttgtctcacgaattacagataaactatgtaattagttatttttatcaatatttaatgctatatacatgtgtcacaagattctatatgccagaaaatctaaaaaattttgcaaaattttttagcaactaaggccttgtttattttccaaaaaattttgcaaaagaattcagattctccgtcacatcgaatcttacgacgtatggatggaatattaaatatagataaaataatagctaattgcacaatttgtctgtaatttgtgagacaaattttttaagcctagttagtccatgattgaacaatatttatcaaatacaaacaaaagcgcTACAttatctattttgcaaaaaaaaattaaaactagaccttgtttagttccaagatgaatttttttttggtgtCACATCAAATATAGTGGTACATatttgaagtattaaatatatactaataaaaaacaaaattacatagctcgacTAGAAACTGTGAGACGAATTTATcaaacctaattaatccatcattagcacatgtaggttactgtagcaattatggctaatcatggactaattaagcttaaaagattcgtctcgtgatttataaccaaacggtgcaattagtttttatttttatctatatttaatactctatgcatgtattaaagatttgatttgatggataaaaagtttttaggtagagaactaaggccttgtttagttctcgacctaaaaacttttcatccatcacatcgaaacttttgacatatgcatgaaacattaaatataaacaaaaacgaaatctaattgcacagtttagttgtaaatcacgagataaatcttttaagcctatttaGCCCATGATTAGACATAACTGCTACAGTAATCCGCATGtgttaatgacagattaattaggcttaataaatttgtctcacaGTTTCtaaacgagttatgtaatttatttttttattagtctatGTTTAGTACTTCAAATATGTGTCCATATATTTGATTTGACATAACTTTTCGTCTTGAAactaaggcattgtttagttctcaaaattttgtgggttgggtaccgtagcactttcatttttatttgacaaacattatccaatcatgaagtatgctcaaaaattcatctcgtgatttacaggcaaactgtgcaattagtttttgtttttatctatatttaatgctccatacatatgccgtaagattagaTGTgaaggagaatcttgaaaagttaaaaAGTTTTAGTGACCTTGttcagtttccaaaattttttgttttcagagcacttttgtttttatttagcaacattatccaatcatagactaactaagctcaaaagattcatctagttaaactgtacaattaatttttatttttatctatatttaatattccaagcATATGCTacccacaagattcgatgtaacaaaaaatcttaggccttgtttagttcgcaaaatttttcatttttgacactgtagcactttcgtttttatttgataaacattgtccaatcatagagtaattaggctcaaaagattcatctcacaaattacagataaattgtacaattagtttgcTCCATGTATgcaaccaaagattcgatgtgacagaaaatcttgaaaaaatttgcgaactaaacaaagccttaaaaatttttagaaactataaACAAAGCCAAACAAGGCCGTAATATCGCGCAAGGGCGCAAAGTCTGACACGACAAACTCTGCATCGCCATTAAATGCACCTCTAGGTCTAGGCGTGCGTTCATGAACACTGGGAAACAAAACTAACCAGCATCTCGCAGATAAACATCAAATTATTCCACGCACTGCATTCACAGGAGCAAGAAACAAATCATCGTCCCCGGAATGTCCCGATAATAATTCTCAGGTTTGCGAAACAAAACACTACAACAGCAGCGGCAGCAACACAAGCCACCGTGCCAATGTCAAGCAAATGGAGACAGGTACACTACAGATTACATGGCGAGAAAAAGGAGAAAAAGTCATCTGGTTCTGTCCTCTCCTCTCGAGTGAGAATGCACAGGGGGATAAAGGGCCTGGGTGGCCATATGACCAGACACTGAAAGAGTGGGCGGTGGTACAGAGGATGATGATGGATCCAGCCATGTTGCTCCAAGATAAGGGCACACACCAGTGGGGCTTTTCCTGACCCTGCAAAGGGGAGACGATTCAAGAACTTACCACTGTTGCCCCGGTCCCAGGCATGCCGGATTCCACCGACCATCTGTAAAAGCAATCGAGTAGGAGCGGGAAAACAGGGTTAGACATATCAGGTTGTGCTGCTCCCTATTGGTACTGGAATCTGAATGATATACACGTTGACAGAAATTAGCACTATGAGTAGCCACAATCAATGTACTGAGGAACGAACAAAAAGGAAAGCTACAGATTTGGCAGCAGAAAGGTGGTTCAAACATCAGCTTCAAGTACTATCCAGTTAAAAATTCTAGTACTATCCAGTTTGATCTTTTCGGCAAACAGGCTTGGTTTATTATAAAACACAAGGCAGAAGCTTCGTCATGCAGTATTTGAGATATTGTCTAATAACGACATCTCATCTTAATAGGTGTACAACTGTTGCTTCTGAATGGAACATTTATGCTGACATAATGAGCAACAAGTACCTAGAGGAGATACTAGTTTCACCTGTTCTGGAGCATGTATTAGAAAAATGCAGAACATTTATGCTGACATAATGAGCAACAAGTACCTAGAGGAGATACTAGTTTCACATGTTCTGGAGCATGTATTAGAAAAATgcagtactcaaaagagttactAAGTGCAAAACAAAAGGTTCAAATAGCAATGGATTAGCAGAAGAGCAAACACATTGATAAGCAGGCATACGATAATTCCAGATGAAAGATGGATATATATGAGAAGTATCACCTCTTAGGGTGGGAAGATACCAGGGTAGTCGCAGATAGCTCTATAAGATTTTAACAAAATTTGGTGCATCATCCCTCGCTCCAGCAGTTGTGCGGTAAACATATAACTTATCCACTTTAGAGAGGTCTGTGTGGTTCTCCTCCATTTCACTAACATGTAACTTATCCACTTTAGAGATGTCTGTGTGGTTCTCCTCCATTTCACTACTTCCATCTAGTTCATTCATGATCTCCACATTGAGCATCGGCATCTTCGATGCAAGGACTTGGCACCCCTTTAATGTGACATCACATGATGACATCCAAAGGGATCGCATTGTCTCATACTTGGCAACATTTCCCAAGAGTGCAACATCACCAAATGGACTGTCTCTAATCTCAAGCTTCCTCAGATTCTTACATCCGTTCATCACGTCCATCATACCCTTATCACTATCTCCAGCAAATGCTATAGAAAGCATCTCAAGGTATTTTGCATACTTTCCAATATACATGAAAACCCTGTCTGTGAGAAGACCTGACATTGACAGTCGTCTTAGCCCTTTGCACTCACGGACAATTGCACCAAAGCCTTCATCTAACGGCTGGCCTGTCATGGCATCCGGCTTCTTTGGCTCAAGGATACAGAGTCTAAATCTGATGAAATTTGGGCAGTTCTTAGCTACAGTAATTAGTGCTTCATTGGTCATCTGGTGACAGAAATACAGCAAAGAGCTTAGTTTTGGGCAGCCTGATGATATTGCAACAAGTCCCTCCTCTGTCACCGCCGAAGCACCAGCAACATAAAAATCTGATGGAAACACCCTGAGTTCTTGTAGATCCTTGCAACTGGAGGCCACCACTTGCAAACCCTTATCCGAAATGCAGTCCAATACCTGTGGAGGCTCAAAATCATTACTTGGTTTTCGTTCAATGTACAAAAATGACAAGCCCAAAGCAAAGAGAAGAGAACTCACCCAAAGACGCTGGAGTTTCACACAGCGGCTAACCATTTTAGTCAGATCAGAATAATCCAGTGTAGGAGTATAGCTCAAGTTTAGGCCTGTTAGTTGATGACAGAGGGGATAGATATATGGAACACAGATAGGAGAAGCATCCCAAAATCCAGACAAACTTCTTAGCATTTTGCATTTCTCCAGAGCACTGGTAAGCCTGGCGTAGGACTCAGCTTGGAACTCATCTGTCAAATTACCTGTCCCCAAGTCTTCCAAATTTGGGGTTCGCGCTAGTATCTTTGAGAGCGTGTCTACTGAAACAGAACGATTCAACCTTAAACTGCGTAGGTTCGGAGACCTAGCGACAAGTCTCTCCAATGCACCAGAGTTCACCTCCCCTTTGATGCAGGCGAAATTCAAGGAGACCAGAGAAGTGCAGGAATCAGGGAAGAAGGAAAGCCATCTGGGCCCACGGTCCTCCACGTCATTTTCCTGCAAATCTAACTCCCTCAGGAGCCTAGATAACAGATAAAAGGAAGAGAACAAAGTCAACACATTAACCATAAAATACCATGTAACAAGAAAAACTTGATGCATTCAGTTAAAAACATTCAACTACTACTGAATACTGATAGTACCAATGACAATAATTCGTTGAACAACTGCAAGAGAATTTGCATCTTAGACCTAGAAAACAGTCATACGCATTACAACCACAACACAACTAATTAACTATATGCAACATGGTCGAAACTGAATGGAATGATCACGCCGAATAAAAATCATAGAAGTCATACAGAAAAACAGTGATAAAATATCTAAAGAGCAAATGCAAGAACAGAACAATCAAACACCACTTGAATTGAATGGTTCATCACAGTTCAGCTCATTAAGGAAACATGAGCAGAACAATGCAAGACTTGAACAGTTGTAAAATGAATTCAAAAATACAATTGGAAGATAAGCTAAAAAAGACTAACAAGCAATGGCCCCTAAGTGATAAGCATCAGGGGAAATAAGAGAAAGCGCAGAAGTGTGTTGTTCTGGATCCCGATATCAAAAGGTAATTGTATACATCACTGCTAAGAAGTAAAATGTGATGCTCTCAAGGAAACGAATTTTCAAGGCATAGTCAtttgcaatagatgcttaaggACTAAATAATGACATATCAAAAGGAAATTGCATACAACACTGCTAAGGAAATAGAATTTGATCAATTTTTTGGGAAAAAAAGTGTAAAATTTTATGCTTGTAACTGAAATTTTCAAGGCATGGTCATTTGTGGGAAAAAAAGTGTAAAATTTTATGCTTGTAACTGAAATTTTCAAGGCATGGTCATTTGCAATGACTTGCAATAGCTGCATAAGGACTAAATAGTGAAATCAACAAGTCCTTAAAGATTACAATGTCAGATcaggaaaggaaaaaaaatgatgcacctaacaaAAGAGGCATATAGAAAACTCAAATGAGGTACTAGCATTTGACGAACTGGAATGGAAAACTCACTTGCAGTGACTCGCAACAGCAGCTAGACCATCAGTGCTAAACCCCTCGCAGCTGATAAGAACGAGGACTTTGAATCTTGGGAATGACCGAGCTAGCAGCTCAAGGTTCTCGTCAGACACAACCATCCGCTTCATGCGCAGCTCCTCAAGACCCACGCAGCTCCTCGCTGCTGCTTCGATCCATGGCCCCGCGTAGCCACCCCAGTCAGGCGGCACAAGGTTGAAGTCCGCAAAGTGAGGCTTCCCCTTCACCGTGAGCGCCTTCACATTGGGGAACCGCAGCACCACACGCTCGGGGCGCACAGCGTAGCAGTTCCCCACGAACACAGCTCGTCGGCTCAGCCTCTCGACCTCATACCACACCTTGCACACGAGGGAGACCGTGTTCCGGTCGCTGTGCGATGGCAAGAAGCTGAAAATgtgctccaccacctcctcaGGGAAGTAGGTCATGGCGCCTTCCCCCAGAAGCACCTTATTACTAGGGCCGCAGGAACTGGATCTGACCCCTTCCAGCCTCCAGGATATCGAAGAGAGACCAAGAAGTCAACAAGAGCAGGACACGAAATGGAGATGTGATCCGCTCCTTTCCAGCTTCCTCCGGGTTATTCAACAACACAGGGCAAGTCGACAAGATCCCAGCGACAACTAGACGCCCTCTGAGCACATCACACTCGTGCTAAATTTCTTGATCAGACACGGAAAAGGAAGTAATGACAGTCAAACAGCGGAAAGCCATGCCGTTCAGTCAGGTCAACTGGGCAAGGAAACCGGGTGACTTTCAGATCTGCAGGCATCGCTCCTTCCGACAGTAGCCGCATCCGT
Protein-coding sequences here:
- the LOC8072008 gene encoding transport inhibitor response 1-like protein Os04g0395600 — translated: MTYFPEEVVEHIFSFLPSHSDRNTVSLVCKVWYEVERLSRRAVFVGNCYAVRPERVVLRFPNVKALTVKGKPHFADFNLVPPDWGGYAGPWIEAAARSCVGLEELRMKRMVVSDENLELLARSFPRFKVLVLISCEGFSTDGLAAVASHCKLLRELDLQENDVEDRGPRWLSFFPDSCTSLVSLNFACIKGEVNSGALERLVARSPNLRSLRLNRSVSVDTLSKILARTPNLEDLGTGNLTDEFQAESYARLTSALEKCKMLRSLSGFWDASPICVPYIYPLCHQLTGLNLSYTPTLDYSDLTKMVSRCVKLQRLWVLDCISDKGLQVVASSCKDLQELRVFPSDFYVAGASAVTEEGLVAISSGCPKLSSLLYFCHQMTNEALITVAKNCPNFIRFRLCILEPKKPDAMTGQPLDEGFGAIVRECKGLRRLSMSGLLTDRVFMYIGKYAKYLEMLSIAFAGDSDKGMMDVMNGCKNLRKLEIRDSPFGDVALLGNVAKYETMRSLWMSSCDVTLKGCQVLASKMPMLNVEIMNELDGSSEMEENHTDISKVDKLHVSEMEENHTDLSKVDKLYVYRTTAGARDDAPNFVKIL